The Mangrovibacterium diazotrophicum DNA window AGCAACATCCTGTTCGCATCAACTTTTAATCGACAACCTCTTGCAATTCTAGAAATAGCGAGGGGACATATACCTACGGCGACCGGTGTTAACCACAAAATTGAGTAGAATTTCGTGGGTTCCTTTATTGAACGAATTGAGATCCGTTGCCGTCACATCATAAGCATAGCCAACCTTCAACTGTTTGGTTACAAACATCTGTGCCATCGCGCCAACTGCATCTCCAATTCGCCAGTTAGCGCCAACCCAGAGTCGTTCGTAAAATAGAAGATGTGCCGACAAATCAACTGATATCGGTGAGTTCGGTACGCATTTAACCATCGTGTAGGGTTTGAACTTTACATCCCGGTTAATGTCGAAAACATATCCTCCAATTGCAAAGAAATGCATTTCTTCTTTACTTGCCAACTGTGAGGAATACCCCGTCTCGTGAATTTGATTTTCCATTAACTTCGGAACTGAAATACCTGCAAAAAGGCGTTCGTTGTAAAAGAACACTCCAATACCAAAATTCGGAAGAATCTTCCTGGTCACGTCGTCAGCCAAGAGAGGATCTCCCTGATCGTTGACTTCTAAAATCGAATAATCTGTGTTGTAATAATTGACACCAGCTTTCAACCCAAACGACAGGTAAGTTCGATAATCCATACGAACCTTAAAAGAATAATCGACGTACGCCCCAGTTTGTCTGACAGGTCCAATTTTATCCGTGATAAATGACAATCCAACGCCTGTATGAAGATTATTAAGGGGCATCATTCCGGATAGCGATTGAGTCACCGGAGCACCCTCTATGCCTACCCACTGATTCCGACTCAGTAAATTCAATTCAATTGTTGATCCAACGCTTGCATAAGCCGGGTTGATCGAGAGGATGTTGTTCATGTACTGCGTAAACATCGGGTCCTGCTGTGCCCAAACGGGGCCTCGGCCAAGCAGAATTATCAGCAGAAGCAGCAAGCACCTCAACACTGCACTCCGTCTAAGCAGCCATTCTGGTTTGATATGTAATACATTTCTTTCCATTTATCGCTCGATGTATACGAACCCACTTAATTTTTCCTGTCCTTCACCCAAACTCAAACTGTAGAAGTAGGTTCCTGACGCAACCGGTCCATTTCCAATCCGAACGCCCACGTTGGCAACACCATCCCAATAGCCGTTTTCGCCATAGTGAGTCGATTGATAAACCAGGTTCCCCCAGCGGTTAAAGATCTTGAGGTTCACATTATCATATTTGCGTAATCCTTTTATCTCGAAATAGTCGTTGTAACCATCGCCATTCGGGGTGAACGCATTTGGAATAAACAAGGCTTCTTCGTTGACCACCACCAGCACAGTTGCCTCGTCGCACTTATTCAGATAAGTACACACCTGGTAAACGAAATTATCCTGTCCTACAAACTCCTGATCAGGCGTATAGACAATCGTTGAGTCCGTGCGCACTTCAACCATACCGTTGGACGGCGGGCTGATAATTGACACTGAAGCCGGATTCAGGTCGCCCTGAGGCACATCGTTTCGCAACACGTTAATGCTGACATAGTTGTTCACCAAGGCCTGAGCCTCATCGTCAACAGCCTGTATCCAGATACCGACAATCACTGAATCCTGATCCATACATCCATATTCGTCAGTAATGTTCACGTAGTATTTACCAACCCCCTTCACTTCCGGGGTCGCACTATCCTGTCCCGACACAATTACACCGCTGCTCGCCGATGTCCAGCTATAGGTGAGGTTACTACCAATACTAGCACTCGCATCAAGCAGTATCGATTCTGTCGAATTTTCAACAAAAACATAGGCTTCCGCAACAACATCCGGCGCAGGCGCAACAACAACATTCACCGTTCTTGTATTTGTATTCCCCAAAGCGTCCGTTACAGTAAGGGTGTATGTTGAACTCTCGCCCGGGTAGAAGATCGGCGCAGAGCTTGAAGCATCAGATAAATAGTCTCCGGGAGACCAGCTGTAGGTGAGCGGTGCTAACCCGGTACTTTTCGAAGCATCCAGTACTGCCGAGACGCAAGCACCAGTCTCAAACTCACTTTTGACAATAGCCACCGGCTCTTCAATGTATGAACTAATATATGCAGTTGCATACGACTCTCCTGCCAGAGTGCTGATTTCATAAACGAACTGATCTGTAAAGTAACCAATCTGACCAGCCGAAGGCGTGTAGGTAAATGTGCCATCATCGTTAAGCAACACAGTGCCATGTTGCGGACTTCCATTTGTCGCGATAGCATAAGTATAGTCGGCAGCACCGTCTGTCCGTTTGTTTGCCGGGAGGCTAGTCGTCAGAATTCCTGAATTATAAAAAGCAGCATCTCCCGCCAATAAATCTTCCAGTGCAAATTCATCGCCCAAAACATAAATCGTGACGGTTGCCCAATCGCAGCTGCTGCTACAAGCCTTGTAACTAAACGTTTCAGCTCCGGTGAAACCATCAGCTGGCGCATAGGTGAAAGAACCATTTCCCTGATAGCTGAAATTGCCACCCAAATCAGAGAAGTTCAAATCAGAAACCTGGATCACGCCACCATTCAGATCAAAATCTCCGGTAAGGAAATTACCTGAAAGTGTGCTGCCAGCTGCAACAGCAAAATATTTATCGACAGCTGAAGGTATTGCACTTGTAAAGTCAGTTTCTAAGATCTGAATATCAACAAAGGCGTTGGAACAGCTTTGAGTCCCATCTGTAGCCGTTTCGCACAACTGGTATTCAAATTGCAGATCGCCGGTGTAATCCGCCGCCGGCTCAAAGGTGTAAGCACCTGTTTTCGTATTGAAAGCTGTCAGTTTCCCGGCATCTGAATCGGGAATGGAAATCACTTTCACCTGCAGCGTACCGGTATCATGAAAATCGTTTGTCAACACATTGCCATAAAGCAGTTCGTTTTTCCAGCCCTGGTTAATATCGTCGATAGCTAAAATTGGTGTGGCTTCGGCATCCGGATCAGGTTCGTCCTCGTCGGCCACAACGCTAATCGAAAGCTGTTGCCATTCGCTGTAACACGAATTCGCAGCTTTGGCCCGAACCTGCACCAGGTAAACGCCTACTTGATCGAAAAGCGCTTCATCTGAAGTTTCTGACTTCGAAGAAAGCACCAGCTCACTGCCATCGGGCAGAACGAGCTTCCACTCGTAAGTAAAACTACCGCTGCTGTTTACGCTAAAGGCTTGTTGGTCGCCTTGTACCAGCTCAAAGGTGGATTTTGCAAACGAAAACTGTGGTTGAGCCAATAGAGTCAGCTCAAAAGTATCTTGTCCCTCCTGGGGTTGAATGGTCTGATTTTGGGCATCGGCTGCTCCTGTTAGTGTAATTTCGTAAGTCCGATCAACGGAGCCGCTTCCGCTAATGTTGGAATCGTCGATGATTAAGGATTGATCGGCAAAATTGATTTGTTGCGATGTTTGAGCCACACCGTCAACTGTAAAGGCTAAAGTTATCGGGAAAGCACTCTCGTCAAGCGCATCACCTCCCGAACCGGTCAACGAAACCGGAATTGAAATCCCATCCTCCAGCTCGCTAAAACAAAGCGTATTCGAAAGGGAAGGGTAAGAAACATAGAAACTGGAGGCGTTGACCTCCAAAGCTAAAGCTTTTTTATTGGTACAACCGGAAAAATCGGTTTCTGTTACGACCAGTAAATAGCTACCGGCCGACAACCACTGTATCGTTAACTGGCTTCCGGCAGCACCTGCTGTAATCTGATAATCTGAGCTATTGGCAGAAGTATAAGGACTTGTTGCCGTGAGTACTTCCCAAACAAAAGTGCTTCCCACGTGATCCTCTACCAAGTAAGTGTAATCCTTGCCTAAAATAGGAGAAATAGCATCCTGAGCGGCCACATTCGTGGCCGCCAGAACTATCAATAATAATATCAGGATGCTATTTTTCAAGAGACTCGCGCTTATCCAATGAATTACGGTTCAGTTGTCACAATAACGCCAGAGTTAGGTCTTGCGCTAACAACTTGTTTGCGATTACCGTTGTTGACATCCGTAACATCGTTACCATTTTCATCTTCACTGGTATTAGCTGCATCCAACAATGTAACAGTAATGTCTTGAGCTGTCAAGCCTTCCATCGCCGTTCCATTATCAATGGTAACTTTCACCCAAATAGACGCATTACCGGAAGCAACATCAATATCATTAGCTACACCGTCTGTAGTCAAAGCTCCCGAACCACCAGTACCAGCACTTGTTGTACCCCATGTTGCAGTTACTGTTGCTCCTGTTGTATTCGTTGTTGCAATTGTGAATTGAGGACTCCAACCAGTGTTAGTTGTATTGATACCTGAAGCTGTTATTTTATAATACAAATCAACTGTTCCATAATCATATACAAAGTTTTGTGCATCAGTCAAAGTGCCATCTCCCGAACCTGCATAACTATCAACTACCACAGCAGGAGCACATTGTGCAGCATCTTGAGCTAAATCACCGTTAGATGAGTCAACGTTAACGATTTCAAGTTCAAATCCATTGACAGGAGATACAGCAATAGCTTTGTGATTTGAACATCCTGATAAAGTCTCTGTTACATGAACGTAATATGTCGTTCCTGCAGCTGGGTTATGCCAAGTAATTGAAACTTCTTCTGTTCCCGCCCCAGCAGTAACTTCTGCAATTGTAGAAGCCACTGCACTACTTCCAGCCACATCAGTTGTGATTGTCCAAGCAAATGTTGCAGAAGCGTTCGCTGTTACAGAATAAGTGTGGGTTGAACCAACAAAAGGAGTGATACCGCTATCAGTACTTTGACCAAAAACATTAGAAGTAATGGCTACGAAAGCCAACATACACAAAGACAAAAGTAATTTTTTCATTTTTCTCGATTTTTGAAGTTTAACTTTTTGATTTATTAATTAATTTATTTTCAATCTGTTTGTATTTCTGATGTATTCGGAACTCCACTGCTGGTAAGCTCCTCCGAGTTCTCGCCGACAGTTTGTTCGCTGATTTCGTGTACCGAGTAGGTATCACTTGCTGCTATTGAAATATTGATTTTGAAATTGGTTGCGGTGACACTTTGAATCGTATATTTCAACTGCACTTTATAACTCGAATTATCCGTTTTTAAAACTTGCATGAAGGGCATGGTAGACGTGTCGGAACAACCTGACGTAAGTGTCAGATCCGCGGTCAGTGCAGTTTGCGTTATTCCGGAAACAGAACCGGAGCAAGCGGTTATTGATGTCCCCCCGTCGTCCATCAAATCAACCGTGTAGTCAAAATTGTAAGGTGCTGTACCGTTTCCGCTGAAAGTTACTTCCCAAGTCATCGTCGTCGGCGTGTCTGTTTCACCAGCCTGGCAATGGTCGCCAAAATCAGCCAAAACTGCGTTGTACGAATTCTCGATGACCAGAATTGGCAATTCTGCTGTAGCAGAACAACCGGAGCTTTTTGTTACAACCAGCACGTATGAACCGCTAGCCAATGTGCTAAATTCAATCGCAGTTTGCGCATCATTATCCGGATCAAATGAAAGTCCGGAGTTTATTGGAGATGAATAATTATCGACAAGTCCATCTTCATTCGCATCTGCAAATAATTGCCAACTGTAACTATATCCTGCTTCAGCGCTTCCCCCATCAACCTCGTAAGTATGAGTTGAAGTTTGAACGGGTTGAATACCGGATCCTGCACCGGTTGCAGAAGAATTATCGTCGTAAGTAATTGGCGTAATAGAGATGGGACTGGAAACCATAACTTTTTGAGTAGCCTCTTCAGAAGTATTGCCACACATATCTTCGACAGTCCAATAGATTATAGTTTCACCAACCGGGAATTCATCTGATATGCTGGCACTGTTACCGGTTTTTTCAACTCCGTTAATTGTGTAGCGATATGCGGGATCTGCAAATACTAAATTTCCATCATCAGTTACCGCGTCAAAATCAAAATTAATTGTCGCATTAGCCGTACAATTTATCGTGTTAACAGTCGCGTTTTCATCTACTAAATCTCCAATCACTGGTGCGACATTATCTTGACCAACTTCAATCGTATATACAGACCATAATCCATCAGTACAACCATCCTCGCTGGTTTGGCGAACAGCAACATACGCCCCATCAAAGTCAGTTTCGGTCCAATCTACGGTTATTGTATAGGTGCTTGTTCCACCCACCCCACTTACCCCTAAATAACTCGCAGTATGTCCTTCGTATGTAGTGCTGTTACTGGTAACTTCAGCTCCGTTGAACGACGCTATTGTCCCGCCGTAAACCGCCCACTCGAAAAGATTGTTCTCTAGGTTTCCAGCATTTGTGGTTACTGCTTCAACTTTAAATGTCGTTGATGAACAAACTTTTGTCATCCCTTCGGTATTTCCAGCATTGGATAAATGATCATCCCAAAAAGTCGATGTCGTATTTATATAAGC harbors:
- a CDS encoding PorP/SprF family type IX secretion system membrane protein; translated protein: MERNVLHIKPEWLLRRSAVLRCLLLLLIILLGRGPVWAQQDPMFTQYMNNILSINPAYASVGSTIELNLLSRNQWVGIEGAPVTQSLSGMMPLNNLHTGVGLSFITDKIGPVRQTGAYVDYSFKVRMDYRTYLSFGLKAGVNYYNTDYSILEVNDQGDPLLADDVTRKILPNFGIGVFFYNERLFAGISVPKLMENQIHETGYSSQLASKEEMHFFAIGGYVFDINRDVKFKPYTMVKCVPNSPISVDLSAHLLFYERLWVGANWRIGDAVGAMAQMFVTKQLKVGYAYDVTATDLNSFNKGTHEILLNFVVNTGRRRYMSPRYF
- a CDS encoding Ig-like domain-containing protein, whose product is MKNSILILLLIVLAATNVAAQDAISPILGKDYTYLVEDHVGSTFVWEVLTATSPYTSANSSDYQITAGAAGSQLTIQWLSAGSYLLVVTETDFSGCTNKKALALEVNASSFYVSYPSLSNTLCFSELEDGISIPVSLTGSGGDALDESAFPITLAFTVDGVAQTSQQINFADQSLIIDDSNISGSGSVDRTYEITLTGAADAQNQTIQPQEGQDTFELTLLAQPQFSFAKSTFELVQGDQQAFSVNSSGSFTYEWKLVLPDGSELVLSSKSETSDEALFDQVGVYLVQVRAKAANSCYSEWQQLSISVVADEDEPDPDAEATPILAIDDINQGWKNELLYGNVLTNDFHDTGTLQVKVISIPDSDAGKLTAFNTKTGAYTFEPAADYTGDLQFEYQLCETATDGTQSCSNAFVDIQILETDFTSAIPSAVDKYFAVAAGSTLSGNFLTGDFDLNGGVIQVSDLNFSDLGGNFSYQGNGSFTYAPADGFTGAETFSYKACSSSCDWATVTIYVLGDEFALEDLLAGDAAFYNSGILTTSLPANKRTDGAADYTYAIATNGSPQHGTVLLNDDGTFTYTPSAGQIGYFTDQFVYEISTLAGESYATAYISSYIEEPVAIVKSEFETGACVSAVLDASKSTGLAPLTYSWSPGDYLSDASSSAPIFYPGESSTYTLTVTDALGNTNTRTVNVVVAPAPDVVAEAYVFVENSTESILLDASASIGSNLTYSWTSASSGVIVSGQDSATPEVKGVGKYYVNITDEYGCMDQDSVIVGIWIQAVDDEAQALVNNYVSINVLRNDVPQGDLNPASVSIISPPSNGMVEVRTDSTIVYTPDQEFVGQDNFVYQVCTYLNKCDEATVLVVVNEEALFIPNAFTPNGDGYNDYFEIKGLRKYDNVNLKIFNRWGNLVYQSTHYGENGYWDGVANVGVRIGNGPVASGTYFYSLSLGEGQEKLSGFVYIER
- a CDS encoding G8 domain-containing protein, with the protein product MMQYLKRHIKLLLVVFGLLIIPSISFAAWYHSSQSGVWTAGATWSKTSYPNSGDGVVVESGTTVTYEGVLSWTGGQIEVDGGTLIINGDLDLSNVSLYIKNGGTLIVNGNLITNRSLSINGTLTVTGNVSISGDLGQSSGELTVGGSLTVSGDHSMSSGTTASITGSYTVNNSYIYGVLWVGGDATISHQLSTGDVSAVVDVDGSVSTHYIYVNSGIVVIDENLTVSGQLGADGILVVGGDYQVISGAATYVSTNHFFVFGSDNCTSGNCSNIGDQAAWEAQGSPGEAYINTTSTFWDDHLSNAGNTEGMTKVCSSTTFKVEAVTTNAGNLENNLFEWAVYGGTIASFNGAEVTSNSTTYEGHTASYLGVSGVGGTSTYTITVDWTETDFDGAYVAVRQTSEDGCTDGLWSVYTIEVGQDNVAPVIGDLVDENATVNTINCTANATINFDFDAVTDDGNLVFADPAYRYTINGVEKTGNSASISDEFPVGETIIYWTVEDMCGNTSEEATQKVMVSSPISITPITYDDNSSATGAGSGIQPVQTSTHTYEVDGGSAEAGYSYSWQLFADANEDGLVDNYSSPINSGLSFDPDNDAQTAIEFSTLASGSYVLVVTKSSGCSATAELPILVIENSYNAVLADFGDHCQAGETDTPTTMTWEVTFSGNGTAPYNFDYTVDLMDDGGTSITACSGSVSGITQTALTADLTLTSGCSDTSTMPFMQVLKTDNSSYKVQLKYTIQSVTATNFKINISIAASDTYSVHEISEQTVGENSEELTSSGVPNTSEIQTD